Proteins co-encoded in one Gossypium arboreum isolate Shixiya-1 chromosome 11, ASM2569848v2, whole genome shotgun sequence genomic window:
- the LOC108473955 gene encoding E3 ubiquitin-protein ligase RFI2 isoform X1, producing MGLGSNGGDDVVVDDGDDGGDGGAGCGNGGKSFGSVSCSICLETVTDNGDRSWAKLQCGHQFHLDCIGSAFNVKGAMQCPNCRKIEKGQWLYANGCRSYPEFNVDDWAHDEDLYDLSFSEMSFGVHWCPFGSLARLPTFEEGELSSTTYHELLGQNAIFSEHSAPAAHPCPYVAYFGPTVHPSSSNSSGSVSDSSSYNNHWNGPSVPGEVPASYAFPAMDHHYHNWEHHSPPFSTSSSRVGSSDQSSNPPVSQRSARSGSDMPRSGSFMRPYVVGHSSGARAGSSVASSLIPPYPGSNARARDRVQALQAYYQQQHPSTSPSIRTPVISGSRRSSSHRIHAQVGPVASSSDQVGGFYFFPSGTPVRNFQEAENPLSTRFHAWERDHLPSFSINQVDRDSAWGAFHQSAGAPDPGIRSGSFRQRHGSERMSSHNHS from the exons ATGGGATTAGGGAGTAATGGTGGGGATGATGTTGTGGTGGATGACGGTGATGACGGTGGAGATGGTGGTGCTGGCTGCGGAAATGGAGGAAAGTCTTTCGGTTCGGTTTCGTGCTCGATTTGCCTCGAAACGGTTACTGATAATGGGGATCGGTCGTGGGCTAAGCTTCAATGCGGTCACCAGTTTCATTTGG ATTGTATTGGTTCAGCCTTCAATGTAAAGGGCGCGATGCAATGCCCAAATTGTAGAAAAATTGAGAAAGGTCAATGGCTTTATGCCAATGGTTGCCGTTCGTATCCAGAGTTTAATGTGGATGATTGGGCACATGATGAGGACCTTTATGACCTAAGTTTCTCAGAAATG TCATTTGGAGTTCACTGGTGTCCATTTGGAAGCTTAGCACGACTTCCTACATTCGA GGAAGGAGAGTTATCATCAACCACAT ATCATGAATTACTGGGACAGAATGCCATCTTTTCTGAACATTCAGCACCTGCTGCTCATCCATGCCCATATGTAGCTTACTTTGGGCCCACAGTTCATCCATCATCCTCAAATTCCAGTGGAAGTGTTTCAGATAGTTCTAGTTACAACAATCACTGGAATGGTCCATCAGTGCCTGGTGAGGTACCTGCATCTTATGCTTTTCCTGCAATGGATCACCATTACCATAATTGGGAGCATCATTCCCCGCCATTCTCCACATCTAGCAGTCGAGTTGGTAGTTCTGATCAATCTTCAAATCCTCCTGTCAGTCAAAGGTCTGCCAGGAGTGGTTCTGATATGCCAAGATCAGGATCTTTTATGCGTCCGTATGTTGTTGGCCACAG TTCTGGTGCTAGAGCAGGGAGTTCAGTGGCATCCTCATTGATTCCTCCTTACCCTGGTAGCAATGCTCGAGCCCGTGATAGAGTTCAAGCCCTCCAGGCGTACTATCAACAACAACATCCGAGCACTTCGCCATCGATAAGGACACCTGTTATTTCTGGCTCCCGAAGGTCAAGCAGTCACAGAATTCATGCTCAAGTAGGGCCAGTGGCTTCATCATCTGACCAGGTGGGTGGCTTCTATTTCTTTCCATCGGGTACTCCAGTCCGTAACTTTCAAGAGGCTGAAAATCCTTTATCAACTCGGTTCCATGCTTGGGAAAGAGATCATTTGCCTTCGTTTTCAATAAACCAGGTCGACAGAGACTCAGCATGGGGTGCCTTCCATCAGTCTGCTGGTGCACCAGATCCTGGCATAAGATCCGGCAGTTTCCGCCAAAGGCATGGATCTGAGAGGATGTCTTCACATAATCATTCATAG
- the LOC108473955 gene encoding E3 ubiquitin-protein ligase RFI2 isoform X2 produces MGLGSNGGDDVVVDDGDDGGDGGAGCGNGGKSFGSVSCSICLETVTDNGDRSWAKLQCGHQFHLDCIGSAFNVKGAMQCPNCRKIEKGQWLYANGCRSYPEFNVDDWAHDEDLYDLSFSEMSFGVHWCPFGSLARLPTFEEGELSSTTYHELLGQNAIFSEHSAPAAHPCPYVAYFGPTVHPSSSNSSGSVSDSSSYNNHWNGPSVPGEVPASYAFPAMDHHYHNWEHHSPPFSTSSSRVGSSDQSSNPPVSQRSARSGSDMPRSGSFMRPYVVGHSSGARAGSSVASSLIPPYPGSNARARDRVQALQAYYQQQHPSTSPSIRTPVISGSRRSSSHRIHAQVGPVASSSDQVDRDSAWGAFHQSAGAPDPGIRSGSFRQRHGSERMSSHNHS; encoded by the exons ATGGGATTAGGGAGTAATGGTGGGGATGATGTTGTGGTGGATGACGGTGATGACGGTGGAGATGGTGGTGCTGGCTGCGGAAATGGAGGAAAGTCTTTCGGTTCGGTTTCGTGCTCGATTTGCCTCGAAACGGTTACTGATAATGGGGATCGGTCGTGGGCTAAGCTTCAATGCGGTCACCAGTTTCATTTGG ATTGTATTGGTTCAGCCTTCAATGTAAAGGGCGCGATGCAATGCCCAAATTGTAGAAAAATTGAGAAAGGTCAATGGCTTTATGCCAATGGTTGCCGTTCGTATCCAGAGTTTAATGTGGATGATTGGGCACATGATGAGGACCTTTATGACCTAAGTTTCTCAGAAATG TCATTTGGAGTTCACTGGTGTCCATTTGGAAGCTTAGCACGACTTCCTACATTCGA GGAAGGAGAGTTATCATCAACCACAT ATCATGAATTACTGGGACAGAATGCCATCTTTTCTGAACATTCAGCACCTGCTGCTCATCCATGCCCATATGTAGCTTACTTTGGGCCCACAGTTCATCCATCATCCTCAAATTCCAGTGGAAGTGTTTCAGATAGTTCTAGTTACAACAATCACTGGAATGGTCCATCAGTGCCTGGTGAGGTACCTGCATCTTATGCTTTTCCTGCAATGGATCACCATTACCATAATTGGGAGCATCATTCCCCGCCATTCTCCACATCTAGCAGTCGAGTTGGTAGTTCTGATCAATCTTCAAATCCTCCTGTCAGTCAAAGGTCTGCCAGGAGTGGTTCTGATATGCCAAGATCAGGATCTTTTATGCGTCCGTATGTTGTTGGCCACAG TTCTGGTGCTAGAGCAGGGAGTTCAGTGGCATCCTCATTGATTCCTCCTTACCCTGGTAGCAATGCTCGAGCCCGTGATAGAGTTCAAGCCCTCCAGGCGTACTATCAACAACAACATCCGAGCACTTCGCCATCGATAAGGACACCTGTTATTTCTGGCTCCCGAAGGTCAAGCAGTCACAGAATTCATGCTCAAGTAGGGCCAGTGGCTTCATCATCTGACCAG GTCGACAGAGACTCAGCATGGGGTGCCTTCCATCAGTCTGCTGGTGCACCAGATCCTGGCATAAGATCCGGCAGTTTCCGCCAAAGGCATGGATCTGAGAGGATGTCTTCACATAATCATTCATAG
- the LOC108471032 gene encoding uncharacterized protein LOC108471032, protein MVEPKSKIESIREWVVDHKLRTVGCLWLSGIAGSIAYNWSQPGMKTSVKIIHARLHAQALTLAALAGAAAVEYYDHRNRAKADPYAKFLPADGYSHKD, encoded by the exons ATGGTGGAACCTAAGAGCAAGATTGAATCAATAAGGGAATGGGTCGTTGATCACAAGCTTAGAACTGTTG gGTGTCTGTGGCTGAGCGGTATTGCGGGTTCTATTGCCTACAATTGGTCTCAACCTGGTATGAAAACCAGCGTTAAAATTATTCACGCTAG GTTGCATGCGCAAGCCCTTACGTTGGCAGCATTAGCCGGTGCTGCAGCTGTGGAATACTATGATCATAGGAACAGAGCCAAAGCTGATCCATATGCAAAGTTCCTTCCGGCCGATGGATACTCGCACAAGGATTAG